Proteins from a genomic interval of Rhodothermales bacterium:
- a CDS encoding MFS transporter, with product MSRGQNSHPYLVLFGLWLMVFSSSSQVIIISPILPRIGEALMVSEAKLGWLITSYAVFLSVFALIIGPISDRVGRRVVLLAGCGCMAVALLLHAVADTFTSLLVVRAAAGAAGGMLSGGAVSYVGDYFPYERRGWANGWVMSGIAVGQIVGIPIGTILADQFGFKAAFLMFAATMGAAFFLIYFFVPQPDVKRSEHPLSFKRSVRSYIDLLRDGTIASSTVVYFLMFFGIGIYVIYLPTWLERELSVTGSAIASLFLVGGIVNVITGPLAGRISDSVGRKPLIILSCVGLAAAMLLTTIVVDSMLIAYIMFGVVMVTISMRISPLQSLMTELVESDRRGVLMSLAVAIGQVGIGIGGGIAGVSFTRYGFGSNTVIGAISIAAMALMVVYFLPEPEGLGEPSTVAADA from the coding sequence ATGTCTCGCGGTCAGAACTCCCACCCCTACCTGGTCCTCTTCGGACTTTGGCTGATGGTGTTTTCCTCCAGCAGCCAGGTGATCATTATTTCGCCGATCCTGCCCAGAATCGGCGAGGCGCTCATGGTGTCGGAGGCCAAGCTGGGCTGGCTCATCACCTCCTACGCCGTATTTCTGAGCGTATTCGCGCTGATCATCGGCCCTATCTCCGACCGGGTCGGGCGCAGGGTGGTGCTCCTGGCCGGGTGTGGCTGTATGGCCGTCGCCCTGTTGCTGCACGCCGTGGCCGATACGTTCACAAGTCTGCTGGTCGTCAGGGCGGCCGCCGGAGCGGCAGGCGGCATGCTCTCGGGAGGCGCCGTCTCCTACGTGGGTGACTACTTCCCGTACGAGCGCCGCGGCTGGGCCAATGGCTGGGTGATGAGCGGCATTGCGGTCGGGCAGATCGTGGGCATACCCATAGGAACCATTCTCGCTGACCAGTTCGGATTCAAGGCCGCTTTCCTGATGTTTGCGGCGACCATGGGCGCCGCGTTCTTCCTGATCTACTTCTTCGTGCCGCAGCCGGACGTCAAACGCAGCGAGCACCCCCTGAGCTTCAAGCGCTCGGTGCGCAGCTACATTGACCTCCTCCGCGACGGCACAATCGCCTCCTCCACGGTGGTCTATTTCCTGATGTTCTTCGGCATCGGGATTTACGTGATCTACCTGCCTACCTGGCTGGAGCGCGAGCTTTCGGTCACAGGCAGCGCGATTGCTTCGCTGTTTCTGGTCGGAGGCATTGTCAACGTGATCACCGGACCGCTGGCGGGGCGCATCTCCGATTCGGTTGGCAGAAAGCCGCTGATCATCCTGTCCTGCGTCGGGCTGGCCGCAGCCATGCTGCTGACAACCATCGTGGTCGACTCGATGCTCATCGCCTACATCATGTTCGGCGTTGTGATGGTCACCATATCCATGCGCATCAGCCCGCTGCAGTCATTGATGACCGAGCTCGTCGAGTCGGATCGCAGGGGCGTATTGATGAGCCTGGCGGTCGCGATCGGTCAGGTAGGTATCGGCATCGGCGGAGGCATCGCAGGTGTCTCGTTCACGCGATACGGATTCGGCAGCAATACAGTGATTGGTGCCATCTCCATCGCCGCGATGGCGCTGATGGTGGTCTACTTCCTGCCCGAACCAGAGGGCCTCGGCGAACCTTCGACGGTTGCGGCCGACGCCTAG
- a CDS encoding DUF4340 domain-containing protein — MNGNRLSLLAGALVVLLGAAWMLDVFDSEPTTIRVPEVEIPKEEVSEVTVQTDDWTASLTRQAGRWQLTEPVEALADSNTVNRLLNTLEGLELQTIVSTNPDRHERYGVDQASAQYLTVRWKDQEQVIVVAEQGPDFSSSYVRLAEDPIVYASSRITVPSTLDQLRDKVFVDVAGESVSAASVQGPEFRYSLERGGDSGWSFGDGSTADSIQVANWLRRFNPLRLDGFEDGLTADSLTVTHTVTLETAAGPVSLYFEQGDSDMRAWRNGGPGVMRAFGTRLNSLVQTADALQQ; from the coding sequence ATGAACGGCAACAGACTTTCCCTGCTCGCCGGGGCTCTTGTGGTCCTTTTGGGCGCCGCCTGGATGCTCGATGTGTTTGATTCCGAACCCACGACTATTCGTGTGCCGGAGGTAGAGATTCCCAAAGAGGAAGTCTCTGAGGTCACCGTGCAGACCGACGACTGGACCGCATCGCTCACGCGCCAGGCCGGCCGCTGGCAGCTCACCGAGCCCGTCGAGGCTCTTGCCGACTCGAACACGGTCAATCGACTGCTCAACACTCTCGAGGGGCTGGAGCTTCAGACCATCGTGTCCACAAATCCCGATCGCCATGAGCGGTATGGCGTGGACCAGGCCTCCGCGCAGTACCTCACGGTGCGGTGGAAAGACCAGGAACAGGTGATCGTGGTGGCCGAGCAGGGACCGGACTTCAGTTCCAGCTACGTACGACTGGCGGAGGATCCCATCGTCTACGCTTCGTCACGGATCACCGTGCCCTCGACGCTTGACCAACTTCGGGACAAGGTGTTTGTCGACGTGGCCGGAGAATCGGTGTCGGCCGCATCGGTCCAGGGTCCGGAATTCCGGTATAGCCTCGAGCGCGGCGGCGACAGCGGCTGGTCATTTGGCGATGGCAGCACGGCCGACTCCATCCAGGTGGCCAACTGGCTGCGTCGTTTCAACCCGCTCCGTCTGGACGGATTTGAAGACGGACTCACGGCCGACTCGCTGACGGTGACCCACACCGTGACCCTGGAAACGGCTGCCGGCCCTGTGAGCCTCTACTTTGAGCAGGGCGATTCCGACATGCGGGCCTGGCGCAACGGCGGCCCCGGTGTCATGCGCGCCTTCGGGACCCGATTGAATTCCCTTGTGCAAACGGCCGACGCGCTGCAGCAGTAG
- a CDS encoding GldG family protein: MKRDWTSRSTILLVGAILVVVNLIGLNLFGRLDLTDDDVYSLSEASIDLVEDLEDPATVTAFFTANLPAPYGTNRRFLKDKLDDYRAYGGQNFQYRFVDPADEEDLRQDAQRLGIPPVQIQVIEADNVQFKNAYMGVAIEYGGERETIPVVQDLSTLEYDITGALRRLTRESQPQIGFLTGHGEPAPATDMQNLQQGLQRNYEVTTVSARGGALSASPAALIVAAPADSLNDDELQAIDAYIMQGGRAAFLLNRVDADLQAGQATSLSVNLEGLLATYGMGLQENLIMDRQSSPVTVQRQQGFFNIAQQIEYPFFPIATAFSDDNMMVSRLRDMMFYYVSEVDTSLALPEGVQREDLIYSSPNSARQQGFFMIQPTGQQIPMDDGPFVLGAAYTGSFPSAYTNGLVSEPTRLVLVGDGDFVNERVVGANQGNISFALNMVDWLVQDDALLTIRAKTVAPRNLDPVSDGVRPWIKYGTMFGPVLLVILFGLLRWQRRRSRQIVLVRN, from the coding sequence ATGAAACGAGACTGGACTTCCCGCTCCACGATCCTCCTGGTCGGCGCCATACTGGTTGTGGTGAACCTGATCGGGCTCAATCTCTTCGGCCGTCTGGATCTGACCGACGACGACGTCTATTCGCTCTCCGAGGCTTCGATCGATCTGGTGGAAGACCTCGAGGACCCGGCTACCGTCACGGCGTTCTTCACGGCCAACCTGCCGGCTCCATACGGCACCAACCGGCGCTTCCTCAAGGACAAGCTGGACGACTATCGCGCGTACGGTGGACAGAACTTTCAGTACCGATTCGTAGACCCTGCGGATGAGGAGGACCTGCGCCAGGATGCACAGCGCCTGGGCATCCCTCCGGTACAGATCCAGGTGATCGAGGCCGACAACGTGCAGTTCAAGAACGCCTACATGGGTGTGGCCATCGAGTACGGCGGCGAGAGAGAGACCATCCCGGTCGTCCAGGACCTGTCCACGCTGGAGTACGACATCACAGGGGCGCTCCGTCGCCTCACGCGCGAGAGCCAGCCGCAGATCGGGTTCCTGACAGGCCACGGTGAGCCGGCCCCTGCCACGGACATGCAGAACCTGCAGCAGGGCCTGCAGCGCAACTACGAGGTCACAACCGTTTCGGCGCGCGGTGGGGCACTGAGCGCATCGCCCGCCGCATTGATTGTGGCGGCGCCCGCCGACAGCCTGAACGACGACGAGCTTCAGGCCATTGACGCCTACATCATGCAGGGCGGTCGCGCCGCATTCCTGCTGAACCGGGTGGATGCCGATCTGCAGGCGGGGCAGGCGACCAGCCTGTCGGTGAATCTGGAGGGCCTTCTGGCCACATACGGCATGGGTCTTCAGGAGAACCTGATCATGGACCGGCAAAGCTCCCCGGTCACGGTCCAGCGTCAGCAGGGCTTCTTCAATATTGCCCAGCAGATTGAGTACCCGTTCTTTCCCATCGCGACGGCCTTCAGCGATGACAACATGATGGTGTCTCGGCTGAGGGACATGATGTTCTACTACGTATCGGAGGTGGACACGTCGCTCGCCCTGCCCGAGGGTGTGCAGCGTGAAGATCTGATTTACAGCTCTCCGAACAGCGCGCGCCAGCAGGGCTTCTTCATGATCCAGCCCACGGGTCAGCAGATACCTATGGATGACGGCCCGTTTGTCCTGGGGGCTGCGTATACCGGCTCATTCCCGAGTGCCTACACGAACGGCCTGGTCAGCGAGCCGACCCGCCTGGTTCTGGTTGGTGACGGCGACTTTGTCAACGAACGCGTTGTGGGCGCGAACCAGGGCAACATCAGTTTTGCGCTGAATATGGTCGACTGGCTGGTCCAGGACGACGCCCTGCTCACGATCAGGGCCAAGACAGTGGCTCCCCGCAATCTGGACCCGGTCTCCGACGGCGTGCGCCCCTGGATCAAGTACGGCACCATGTTCGGGCCGGTCCTGCTGGTCATTCTTTTTGGCCTGCTGCGGTGGCAGCGGCGCCGCTCGCGTCAGATTGTTCTCGTCAGGAACTGA
- a CDS encoding ABC transporter permease: MREAWTLTKKELHSYFDSPVAYVVLSIFLLLTGWFFSNNLFLENTASLRSVFDIVPFIFLFFIPAITMSTFAEERRAGTLELLLTMPVKDWQVILGKLMAVTLFLATAVGMTLIYVIAVAGLGDLDFGATFGGYMGLFLLGMTCASIGIMASSLTRNQIVAFILGFGIIFILFLMDKVTAFVPTWMSGIVQYLGTDFHYQNLLRGVVDTRDVLYYLSMSAFAGLLTMYSLARRPE; encoded by the coding sequence ATGCGAGAAGCCTGGACGCTTACCAAGAAAGAGCTGCACAGCTACTTCGACAGCCCGGTCGCCTACGTGGTGCTCAGCATCTTCCTGCTGCTGACCGGCTGGTTCTTTTCCAACAACCTGTTTCTGGAGAACACGGCATCGCTCCGTTCGGTGTTCGACATCGTGCCGTTCATTTTCCTGTTCTTCATCCCGGCCATCACCATGTCCACCTTCGCCGAGGAACGGCGGGCGGGAACGCTGGAGCTCCTTCTGACGATGCCGGTTAAGGATTGGCAGGTGATCCTCGGCAAACTCATGGCCGTCACCCTCTTTCTGGCAACCGCCGTTGGCATGACGCTGATCTACGTGATTGCTGTTGCGGGCCTGGGTGATCTGGACTTCGGGGCCACGTTCGGTGGCTATATGGGACTCTTCCTGCTCGGCATGACCTGCGCATCAATCGGGATCATGGCGTCCAGTCTGACGCGAAACCAGATCGTCGCCTTCATCCTGGGCTTCGGCATCATTTTCATTCTTTTCCTGATGGACAAGGTGACCGCCTTCGTGCCCACCTGGATGTCGGGCATCGTGCAATACCTGGGCACCGACTTCCATTACCAGAATCTGCTTCGCGGCGTCGTAGACACCCGCGACGTGCTCTACTACCTGTCGATGAGCGCATTCGCAGGCCTGTTGACCATGTACAGTTTGGCCCGACGGCCCGAATAA
- a CDS encoding ATP-binding cassette domain-containing protein — MIEVQGLTKRYGPERAVDDISFQVQSGEVLGFLGPNGAGKTTTMKVITCYLPPTEGTVRVSGRDVRSEPLEVRRQIGYLPEHTPLYLDMRVFDYLDFVAAMRGIEANRRPGRIADMAEVCGLAEVLQKRIETLSKGFRQRVGLAQAMIHDPEILILDEPTTGLDPNQIVEIRELIRAIGREKTVILSTHILSEVQASCDRVLIIHRGRLVADGTPTDLQDSFTGGQRVQLAVHTGDGVLDALSAGDFRVTEQSTDPAGQTLYTVTSDRKDDIRPDLFRMAVEKGWVLSELHRDQANLEDVFRQLTAA; from the coding sequence ATGATCGAGGTTCAGGGTCTGACCAAGCGCTACGGACCGGAGCGCGCGGTAGACGACATATCATTCCAGGTCCAGTCCGGCGAGGTGCTCGGATTTCTGGGGCCGAACGGTGCCGGAAAAACGACCACGATGAAGGTCATCACGTGCTACCTGCCCCCCACGGAGGGCACGGTTCGCGTGAGCGGGCGCGACGTGCGCTCTGAGCCTCTGGAGGTGCGCCGTCAGATCGGGTATCTACCAGAGCACACCCCGCTCTACCTGGACATGCGGGTGTTCGACTACCTGGACTTTGTCGCGGCCATGCGAGGCATCGAGGCCAACCGCAGGCCCGGCCGCATTGCTGACATGGCCGAGGTCTGCGGCCTGGCGGAGGTCCTGCAGAAGCGCATCGAAACCCTGTCCAAGGGTTTTCGGCAGCGCGTAGGTCTGGCTCAGGCCATGATCCACGACCCGGAAATCCTCATTCTCGACGAGCCGACCACGGGACTCGACCCGAACCAGATCGTCGAGATTCGCGAGCTGATCCGGGCCATTGGCCGAGAAAAAACGGTCATTCTCTCGACGCACATCCTGTCGGAGGTACAGGCGTCCTGTGATCGCGTGCTGATCATCCATCGCGGGCGCCTGGTCGCAGACGGCACGCCGACAGACCTGCAGGACAGCTTCACGGGCGGGCAGCGCGTGCAGCTGGCCGTGCACACGGGTGACGGGGTGCTGGACGCGCTATCGGCCGGCGACTTCCGGGTGACCGAGCAGAGCACCGATCCGGCTGGTCAGACGCTCTACACCGTGACCAGCGACCGCAAGGACGATATCCGACCGGATCTCTTCCGCATGGCCGTCGAGAAGGGTTGGGTTCTGAGCGAACTCCATCGCGACCAGGCCAATCTGGAAGACGTGTTCCGTCAGCTCACCGCCGCCTAG
- a CDS encoding SPOR domain-containing protein codes for MRPLFLAIGLFLAAPVVGQSHTVVGYPDHMAGRKTASGDVYNPNGLTAAHPTLPLGTRLELVAANGRSVMVTINDRGALLGPAQLIASSAAMRRLGLDPEGEGRVSAKHWNSTGSTSGNPAPERSPARVAHANPSNDRSDVQKATTAPSPSPASAAQTAGQFVVQLGSYSDRGTAERLASGFEAAWVQTSTVNGTTIHRVLYGRFRERGEAEGWQARLEGLGVNGYVRSLD; via the coding sequence ATGCGACCTCTCTTTCTGGCAATCGGGCTTTTCCTGGCAGCTCCCGTCGTGGGACAATCCCACACCGTGGTTGGCTACCCGGACCATATGGCGGGTCGAAAAACTGCCAGCGGCGATGTCTACAACCCGAACGGGCTGACCGCCGCACATCCGACCCTTCCGCTGGGGACGCGACTTGAGTTGGTAGCTGCCAACGGTCGCTCCGTAATGGTCACCATCAACGACCGTGGTGCGCTCCTGGGGCCGGCTCAGCTCATCGCCTCCTCCGCAGCCATGCGCAGGCTGGGGCTCGACCCCGAGGGGGAGGGCCGGGTGTCCGCGAAGCACTGGAACTCAACTGGAAGCACTTCCGGAAATCCGGCACCGGAACGATCGCCCGCCCGCGTGGCCCACGCGAACCCATCGAACGACCGTTCCGATGTGCAGAAAGCGACCACGGCTCCCAGCCCATCGCCCGCCAGTGCGGCGCAGACGGCCGGGCAGTTTGTCGTGCAACTGGGCTCCTATTCAGACCGGGGCACGGCCGAGCGGCTGGCGTCGGGCTTTGAGGCCGCCTGGGTGCAGACGTCGACAGTGAACGGCACTACCATCCATCGCGTGCTCTACGGCCGGTTCCGGGAGCGCGGGGAAGCAGAGGGATGGCAGGCCCGACTGGAGGGTCTGGGCGTGAACGGGTATGTGCGCTCGCTCGACTGA
- a CDS encoding ChaN family lipoprotein: MSLRRLRILLLALPLALLAPELRAQDSDSTSISVSEEHYRLYGAGGVVLAWSDLRELIMEANVVLVGEQHNDPVAHHIELAVLREVLADSVRPGVLSLEMFSRDVQHVVDEYLKDLITERHFRSASRPWGNYESDYRPLVEAARLAGAPVLAANAPRRYVNLVNREGPEALDALSEAARAWLAPLPFAAASDAYKAEFDGLMGDMVSSDTTGSGHDALASMLSAQSLWDATMAFSIAEHLLQQPDARVVHAAGSFHVANGTGIAEHLTRYRPGVRILSIVVEPLLDVSLYDPDEHDGLADVVILADMTLPRTYTPSFE; encoded by the coding sequence GTGAGTTTGCGCAGGCTCCGGATTCTTCTGCTGGCGCTACCGCTCGCACTGCTGGCGCCAGAACTGCGGGCGCAGGATAGCGATTCAACCTCCATTTCGGTATCGGAGGAACACTATCGGCTCTATGGAGCAGGAGGGGTGGTTCTTGCGTGGTCGGACCTGCGGGAGCTGATCATGGAGGCAAATGTGGTGCTGGTCGGTGAGCAGCACAATGATCCGGTGGCGCACCACATCGAGCTGGCCGTGCTGCGCGAGGTGCTGGCTGACTCGGTTCGGCCGGGTGTGCTCTCCCTGGAGATGTTTTCGCGAGACGTTCAGCACGTCGTTGACGAGTACCTGAAGGATCTGATCACGGAGCGCCATTTCCGGTCCGCCAGTCGGCCCTGGGGCAACTACGAGTCGGACTACCGTCCACTGGTCGAGGCGGCCCGTCTGGCGGGTGCCCCTGTGCTGGCGGCAAACGCGCCGCGCCGATACGTAAATCTGGTCAACCGTGAAGGACCGGAAGCCCTGGACGCGCTTTCGGAAGCGGCCCGCGCGTGGCTTGCACCCCTGCCCTTTGCCGCCGCCTCCGACGCGTACAAGGCGGAGTTTGATGGACTCATGGGCGATATGGTCTCCAGCGACACCACCGGGAGTGGCCACGACGCCCTGGCCTCCATGCTGTCGGCGCAGTCACTTTGGGACGCGACGATGGCGTTCTCGATCGCCGAGCACCTCCTGCAGCAGCCGGATGCCCGGGTGGTGCATGCGGCAGGCAGCTTTCACGTGGCAAATGGCACCGGGATTGCAGAGCATTTGACCAGGTACCGGCCGGGCGTTCGCATCCTCTCGATCGTTGTAGAGCCTCTTCTGGATGTGTCTCTGTACGACCCAGATGAGCACGACGGGCTTGCAGACGTGGTCATTCTGGCCGATATGACCTTGCCTCGCACCTACACGCCCAGCTTCGAGTAG